A single genomic interval of Juglans regia cultivar Chandler chromosome 1, Walnut 2.0, whole genome shotgun sequence harbors:
- the LOC108993495 gene encoding zinc finger BED domain-containing protein RICESLEEPER 2-like codes for MDDRMNLVDPIEVLEEYENENSIGISHVEPISDDGGDTANTDAPNTVSTEGPIDVQTVVSERKKRKRTSNVWNDFVELERDGTKQPQYVPTRWNSTYLMLDAAIQFKEVFPRYDDRDSSFEWVPTVEEWGQVENVCQLLAIFNEVTNIVSGSDYPTANLFLSEVWRMKDILGKKSRDENEYMKSMVRKMTAKFDKYWGECNLLMAITAVLDPRFKMILIQFCFPLIYQEPDASKNIDHVSQVLHELYDEYVHEYNSTLEAQIEQENARINVSSCSSSVGRNMQSGQSLFKSFVRSVDTVHPNKSELDNYLEESIYICEEGSDASFDALEWWKANSLEFRTLSKLARDILATPITTVSSESTFSAGGRVIDPHRASLSTETVQMLLCGSDWVRALYGLKRSSTNSVNLPSSSCAILHQAGSLQRAARLTSTLVAHCLADSLLVASILLM; via the exons ATGGATGATCGTATGAATTTGGTTGATCCGATAGAGGTCCTGGAggagtatgaaaatgaaaactctaTTGGGATTAGCCATGTAGAGCCCATATCTGATGATGGTGGAGACACTGCAAATACTGATGCCCCTAATACTGTCTCTACTGAGGGCCCAATAGATGTTCAAACAGTAGtcagtgaaagaaaaaagagaaagaggacTTCCAATGTATGGAATGATTTTGTCGAACTTGAACGAGATGGGACTAAACAGCCTCAAT aTGTGCCTACAAGATGGAACAGCACATATTTAATGTTAGATGCTGCAATTCAGTTCAAAGAAGTTTTTCCTAGATATGATGATAGAGATAGTAGTTTTGAATGGGTTCCAACTGTTGAAGAGTGGGGAcaagttgaaaatgtttgtcAACTACTTGCTATTTTCAATGAAGTAACCAATATTGTATCCGGAAGTGATTACCCAACAGCAAACTTATTCCTTTCTGAAGTTTGGAGAATGAAGGACATCTTAGGTAAGAAGAGTAGAGATGAGAATGAATACATGAAATCAATGGTAAGGAAAATGACTGCTAAGTTTGACAAATATTGGGGGGAGTGTAATTTGTTGATGGCAATCACTGCGGTGTTAGACCCTAGATTCAAAATGATCCTGATCCAATtctgttttcctttaatttatcaAGAGCCGGACGCTTCTAAGAATATTGATCATGTCTCCCAAGTATTGcatgagttatatgatgagtATGTTCATGAATACAATTCAACTCTTGAGGCACAAATAGAGCAGGAAAATGCTCGAATAAATGTATCAAGTTGTTCCTCAAGTGTTGGGAGAAACATGCAGAGTGGCCAGTCATTATTTAAATCTTTTGTTAGAAGTGTTGATACCGTGCATCCTAATAAATCAGAACTGGACAATTATTTAGAGGAGAGTATATATATCTGTGAAGAGGGTTCAGATGCAAGTTTCGATGCCTTAGAATGGTGGAAAGCAAATAGTCTTGAATTTCGAACTTTGTCCAAATTGGCCCGAGATATATTGGCTACACCAATTACCACAGTTAGCTCAGAATCAACATTCAGTGCAGGAGGCAGAGTAATTGATCCTCATCGAGCTTCATTGTCAACTGAAACTGTCCAGATGTTGTTATGTGGGTCTGATTGGGTTAGAGCATTATATGGGCTTAAAAGATCATCAACAAATTCT